The proteins below are encoded in one region of Pseudomonas putida NBRC 14164:
- a CDS encoding YdcF family protein, with protein sequence MPIRFFIKQWLMPPGILFLLLLAAWWLRARRPRLAALCFAVGLGGLWLMSLPLVVQETARVLESEPPLAVSDWAGLASRADAIVVLGAGRERGDPAWGGSDQPTATALERMRFAARLAKASGLPVLTSGGLHYGTPPSEARLMADRLREDFAVEVKWREEASRTTWENAQLTAKVLQPLGIRRVVVVTQAWHMQRSRWSFEQAGFEVVPAPVGFLGRDHARPFAGLLPESRAMWQSGQLLNEVVGLVGYRVFY encoded by the coding sequence ATGCCGATCCGATTCTTCATCAAACAATGGCTGATGCCGCCGGGCATCCTGTTCCTGCTGCTGCTCGCGGCGTGGTGGCTGCGTGCGCGGCGGCCACGGTTGGCGGCGCTGTGCTTTGCCGTGGGACTGGGTGGCCTGTGGCTGATGAGCCTGCCGCTGGTGGTGCAGGAAACCGCCCGTGTGCTGGAAAGCGAGCCGCCGTTGGCCGTGAGCGACTGGGCCGGCCTGGCGAGCCGGGCGGATGCGATCGTGGTGCTGGGGGCCGGACGTGAGCGGGGCGACCCGGCCTGGGGCGGTAGCGACCAGCCTACGGCCACGGCGCTGGAGCGCATGCGCTTTGCCGCGCGGCTGGCCAAGGCCTCAGGTTTGCCGGTGCTGACCAGTGGTGGGCTGCACTATGGCACGCCGCCGAGCGAGGCGCGGTTGATGGCGGATCGGCTACGCGAGGACTTTGCGGTCGAGGTGAAGTGGCGCGAAGAGGCCAGCCGCACGACCTGGGAAAATGCCCAGCTCACGGCCAAGGTGCTGCAACCGTTGGGGATTCGCCGCGTAGTGGTGGTGACCCAGGCCTGGCACATGCAGCGCTCGCGCTGGAGCTTTGAACAGGCGGGGTTCGAGGTGGTGCCGGCGCCGGTGGGGTTCTTGGGGCGCGATCATGCGCGGCCTTTTGCCGGGTTGCTGCCGGAGAGCCGGGCGATGTGGCAGAGCGGGCAGTTGCTCAATGAAGTGGTGGGGTTGGTGGGGTATCGGGTCTTTTATTGA
- the ybeY gene encoding rRNA maturation RNase YbeY, which yields MLELDIQRATDAAAPDDAAFRRWCELALRQRSADSEMTIRLVDEAEGRELNHTYRHKDYATNVLSFPADVPDELLDIPLLGDLVICVQVVEREAAEQGKSLEAHWAHLVIHGCLHLLGYDHIDDEEAEEMESLERELLAELGHPDPYADDETDSITH from the coding sequence ATGCTTGAACTTGATATCCAACGGGCCACGGACGCTGCCGCCCCGGATGACGCCGCCTTCCGCCGCTGGTGCGAGCTGGCCCTGCGCCAGCGCAGCGCCGACTCGGAAATGACCATTCGCCTGGTCGACGAAGCCGAAGGCCGTGAGCTGAACCACACCTACCGGCACAAAGACTACGCGACCAATGTGCTGTCGTTCCCGGCCGATGTGCCCGACGAACTGCTCGATATTCCGCTGCTGGGGGACCTGGTGATCTGCGTCCAGGTGGTCGAGCGCGAAGCGGCCGAACAAGGCAAGTCGCTCGAAGCCCACTGGGCGCACCTGGTCATTCACGGTTGCCTGCACCTGCTCGGCTACGACCACATCGATGATGAGGAAGCCGAAGAAATGGAAAGCCTGGAACGGGAATTGCTGGCAGAACTGGGTCACCCCGACCCGTATGCCGACGATGAAACCGACTCAATCACACACTGA
- a CDS encoding HlyC/CorC family transporter yields the protein MSEDRSSNGQKSWLGKLTQAFAHEPKNRQELLELLREAHQNKLLDSEALTIVEGAIQVADLQVRDIMVPRSQMNSIKAGQSPREFLPAVIDAAHSRYPVIGESHDDVLGILLAKDLLPLILKENGDSFNIKDLLRPATFVPESKRLNVLLREFRANHNHMAIVIDEYGGVAGLVTIEDVLEQIVGDIEDEHDVEEDSYIKPLPSGDFLVKALTPIENFNEFFDSQFSDDEFDTVGGLVMSAFGHLPKRNETTEIGSYKFRILNADSRRIHLLRLTPITR from the coding sequence ATGAGCGAAGATCGATCGAGCAACGGGCAAAAGTCCTGGCTGGGCAAACTGACCCAGGCTTTTGCCCATGAGCCGAAAAACCGCCAGGAGCTCCTTGAGCTGCTGCGCGAAGCCCATCAGAATAAACTGCTGGACAGCGAAGCGCTGACCATCGTCGAAGGCGCCATCCAGGTCGCCGACCTGCAGGTGCGAGACATCATGGTGCCGCGCTCGCAGATGAACAGCATCAAGGCCGGCCAGTCGCCTCGCGAGTTTCTGCCAGCGGTGATAGACGCCGCGCACTCGCGCTACCCGGTGATCGGCGAAAGCCACGACGATGTGCTCGGGATCCTGCTTGCCAAAGACCTGCTGCCGCTGATCCTCAAGGAGAACGGCGACAGCTTCAATATCAAGGACCTGCTGCGCCCGGCCACCTTCGTGCCCGAGTCCAAGCGCCTGAACGTGTTGCTGCGCGAGTTCCGCGCCAACCATAACCACATGGCCATCGTCATCGACGAATATGGCGGCGTGGCGGGCCTGGTCACCATCGAAGACGTGCTGGAACAGATTGTCGGCGACATCGAAGACGAGCACGACGTCGAGGAAGACAGCTACATCAAGCCGCTGCCAAGCGGCGACTTCCTGGTCAAGGCGCTTACCCCGATCGAGAACTTCAACGAGTTCTTCGACAGCCAGTTCTCCGATGACGAGTTCGACACGGTTGGCGGGCTGGTGATGAGCGCCTTTGGCCACCTTCCCAAGCGCAACGAAACCACCGAGATCGGGTCCTACAAGTTCCGTATTCTCAACGCCGACAGCCGGCGGATACACTTGCTGCGCCTGACCCCGATCACCCGTTAA
- a CDS encoding DUF1820 family protein, with protein MSKREPAIYKVIFLNQGQVFEMYAKQIYQSDLWGFLEIEEFVFGERSQLVVDPSEEKLKNQFEGVIRSFVPMHSIVRIDEVERLGTAKISEAKGGGNVMPFPMPMPEK; from the coding sequence ATGAGCAAACGCGAACCTGCCATCTATAAAGTGATCTTCCTCAACCAGGGGCAGGTCTTCGAGATGTATGCCAAGCAGATCTACCAGAGCGACCTGTGGGGCTTCCTGGAAATCGAGGAGTTCGTGTTCGGCGAGCGCTCGCAACTGGTGGTGGATCCGAGCGAGGAGAAGCTGAAGAACCAGTTCGAGGGGGTGATCCGCAGTTTCGTGCCGATGCACTCGATCGTGCGCATCGACGAAGTGGAGCGGCTGGGCACGGCAAAGATCAGCGAAGCCAAGGGCGGCGGCAATGTGATGCCGTTCCCGATGCCAATGCCGGAAAAGTAA
- the thiE gene encoding thiamine phosphate synthase: protein MKLRGLYAITDSQLLAGRFLSHVEAALEGGVCLLQYRDKSDDAARRLREAEGLMKLCERYGTQLLINDDAELAARLGVGVHLGQTDGPLTPARALLGRRAIIGSTCHASLDLAAQAASEGASYVAFGRFFNSVTKPGAPAANVELLEQARAQVKLPIAVIGGITLDNAAPLVAHGADLLAVIHGLFGADSAQEVTRRARAFNALFAS from the coding sequence ATGAAGCTACGCGGTCTGTATGCAATCACCGACAGCCAGCTGCTCGCCGGCCGGTTCCTGTCCCATGTCGAGGCGGCACTGGAAGGCGGCGTGTGCCTGCTGCAGTACCGCGACAAAAGTGACGACGCGGCGCGCCGCCTGCGTGAAGCAGAAGGGCTGATGAAGCTCTGCGAGCGCTACGGCACCCAGCTGCTGATCAACGACGACGCCGAACTGGCCGCACGCCTGGGCGTCGGTGTACACCTGGGCCAGACCGACGGCCCGCTAACCCCGGCCCGCGCCCTGCTCGGCCGCCGGGCGATCATCGGTTCCACCTGCCACGCCAGCCTCGACCTGGCCGCCCAGGCCGCCAGCGAAGGCGCCAGCTACGTCGCCTTTGGCCGCTTCTTCAATTCCGTTACCAAGCCGGGCGCGCCCGCCGCCAACGTCGAACTGCTGGAGCAGGCGCGTGCCCAGGTGAAACTGCCGATTGCCGTGATCGGCGGCATCACCCTCGACAACGCCGCCCCGCTGGTCGCCCACGGCGCCGACCTGCTGGCGGTGATCCATGGCCTGTTCGGTGCCGACAGCGCGCAGGAAGTTACCCGCCGCGCCCGCGCCTTCAATGCCTTGTTCGCATCCTGA
- a CDS encoding DUF3077 domain-containing protein, with product MTDETKTTPGVTYFYQGEGQTHPLFRIAEGIPCRSAREQASELMGYARDLSLTGLMDGDQQMMWASHYFAAMAKALLDDAELGLMR from the coding sequence ATGACCGACGAAACCAAAACCACCCCAGGCGTAACCTATTTCTACCAAGGCGAAGGCCAAACCCATCCGCTGTTCCGCATAGCCGAAGGCATCCCCTGCCGCAGCGCCCGCGAGCAGGCCTCCGAGTTGATGGGCTATGCACGGGACTTGTCGCTGACCGGTTTGATGGATGGCGACCAGCAAATGATGTGGGCATCGCATTACTTCGCAGCCATGGCCAAGGCGCTGCTGGATGATGCCGAGCTGGGCTTGATGCGCTGA
- a CDS encoding hydroxymethylpyrimidine/phosphomethylpyrimidine kinase, whose translation MNTYSSRPVVLCLSGHDPSGGAGLQADIEALIAQGCHAAPAVTALTVQDTVNVSDFRVLDREWVLAQANAVLADSTVAAVKLGMLGSIEMVDTVAELLAAHPHLPLVCDPVLRAGGGGRLGKDEVGYALRERLLPLATIATPNLPEARILAELPEGTADECAEKLLPFCRHLLITGGHGDEDEIHNRLYTQDGQLHTWTCHRLPGSYHGSGCTLASALAGRLALGEQLESAVRSALDYTWRTLRDAEQLGRGQYVPRRLPLDFCS comes from the coding sequence ATGAATACCTACAGCTCCCGCCCCGTTGTCCTCTGTCTCTCCGGCCACGACCCCAGTGGCGGCGCCGGCCTGCAGGCAGATATCGAAGCCCTGATCGCCCAAGGCTGTCACGCTGCACCCGCAGTGACCGCCCTGACCGTGCAGGATACCGTCAACGTTTCCGACTTCCGCGTGCTCGACCGCGAGTGGGTACTGGCCCAGGCCAATGCCGTGCTGGCCGACTCCACGGTGGCCGCCGTCAAGCTGGGCATGCTCGGTTCGATCGAGATGGTCGACACCGTCGCCGAACTGCTGGCCGCCCACCCGCACCTGCCGCTGGTCTGCGACCCGGTGCTGCGTGCCGGCGGCGGTGGCCGCCTGGGCAAGGACGAAGTGGGCTACGCCCTGCGCGAACGCCTGCTGCCGCTGGCGACCATCGCCACGCCGAACCTGCCTGAAGCCCGCATCCTCGCCGAACTGCCCGAAGGCACCGCCGACGAATGTGCCGAAAAGCTGCTGCCGTTCTGTAGACACCTGCTGATTACCGGCGGTCACGGCGACGAAGACGAAATTCACAACCGCCTGTACACCCAGGACGGCCAGCTCCACACCTGGACCTGCCACCGCCTGCCGGGCAGCTACCATGGCTCGGGCTGCACCCTGGCCAGCGCCCTGGCTGGCCGCCTGGCCCTCGGCGAGCAGCTGGAAAGCGCCGTGCGCAGCGCCCTGGACTACACCTGGCGCACCCTGCGTGACGCCGAGCAGCTGGGCAGGGGCCAGTACGTGCCGCGCCGCCTGCCCCTGGACTTCTGTTCCTGA
- a CDS encoding PhoH family protein — translation MNAPIEPHRFILEPFEAHRFANLCGQFDEHLRLIEQRLAIEIRNRGNQFELIGEPKTTSAAEQLLRRLYRETKATDLSPETVHLYLQESAVENIDNPAVNEVSVSLRTRKGNIRPRGLNQQRYVKEILANDINFGVGPAGTGKTYLAVACAVDALEREQVRRILLVRPAVEAGEKLGFLPGDLAQKIDPYLRPLYDALYEMLGFEHVAKLIERQVIEIAPLAYMRGRTLNNSFIILDESQNTTLEQMKMFLTRIGFGSTAVITGDITQVDLPRGTKSGLAHVIEVLKDVPGISFTHFQPKDVVRHPLVQRIVEAYDRFEARQAKPEAPGKDA, via the coding sequence TTGAACGCACCCATAGAACCCCATCGTTTCATCCTCGAGCCCTTCGAGGCCCACCGTTTCGCCAACTTGTGCGGGCAGTTCGACGAGCACTTGCGCCTGATCGAACAGCGCCTGGCCATCGAAATCCGCAACCGCGGCAATCAGTTCGAACTGATCGGCGAACCCAAGACCACCTCTGCGGCCGAACAGTTGCTGCGCCGTCTCTACCGCGAGACCAAGGCCACCGACCTGTCGCCGGAAACCGTGCACCTGTACCTGCAGGAGTCGGCTGTCGAAAACATCGACAACCCGGCCGTCAACGAGGTCAGCGTGTCGCTGCGTACGCGCAAGGGCAACATCCGCCCGCGCGGGCTCAACCAGCAGCGCTACGTGAAGGAAATACTGGCCAACGACATCAACTTCGGCGTCGGCCCGGCCGGTACCGGCAAGACCTACCTTGCCGTGGCCTGTGCCGTGGATGCGCTGGAGCGCGAACAGGTGCGCCGTATCCTGCTGGTGCGCCCTGCGGTCGAGGCAGGCGAAAAGCTTGGTTTCCTGCCCGGTGACCTGGCACAGAAGATCGACCCGTACCTGCGCCCGCTGTACGACGCCCTGTACGAAATGCTCGGCTTCGAACACGTTGCCAAGCTGATCGAGCGCCAGGTGATCGAGATCGCCCCGCTGGCCTACATGCGTGGCCGTACCCTGAACAACAGCTTCATCATCCTCGACGAAAGCCAGAACACCACGCTGGAACAGATGAAAATGTTCCTCACCCGCATCGGTTTCGGCTCCACCGCGGTGATTACCGGCGACATCACCCAGGTCGACCTGCCACGTGGCACCAAGTCAGGCCTGGCACACGTCATCGAGGTGCTGAAGGACGTTCCGGGCATCAGTTTTACCCACTTCCAACCCAAAGATGTGGTTCGTCACCCACTGGTGCAGCGTATTGTCGAAGCCTACGACCGCTTCGAAGCCCGCCAGGCCAAGCCCGAGGCGCCCGGCAAAGATGCTTGA
- the hemL gene encoding glutamate-1-semialdehyde 2,1-aminomutase — translation MSRSEDLFAKAQKHIPGGVNSPVRAFKSVGGTPLFFKHAEGAYVVDEDDKRYVDYVGSWGPMILGHGHPDVLDSVRKQLEHGLSYGAPTAMETDMADLVCSLVPSMEMVRMVSSGTEATMSAIRLARGYTGRDAIIKFEGCYHGHSDSLLVKAGSGLLTQGVPSSAGVPADFAKHTLTLPFNDIAAVEKTLADVGQTVACIIVEPVAGNMNCVPPAPGFLEGLREQCDKHGVVLIFDEVMTGFRVSLGGAQGHYGIKPDLSTFGKIVGGGMPVGCFGGKREIMGCIAPLGPVYQAGTLSGNPLAMAAGLTTLKLISRPGFHAELTDYTSRMLDGLQQRADAAGIPFVTTQAGAMFGLYFSGADDIVTFEDVMSSDAERFKRFFHLMLEGGVYLAPSAFEAGFTSIAHGDKELQITLDAAEKAFAALK, via the coding sequence ATGTCCCGTTCCGAAGACCTGTTCGCCAAAGCCCAGAAGCACATCCCCGGCGGCGTCAACTCGCCAGTGCGCGCTTTCAAAAGCGTGGGCGGCACGCCGCTGTTCTTCAAGCATGCCGAAGGCGCCTACGTCGTTGACGAAGACGACAAGCGCTATGTCGACTACGTCGGCTCCTGGGGCCCGATGATCCTCGGCCACGGCCACCCGGACGTACTGGACTCGGTACGCAAGCAGCTGGAGCACGGCCTGTCCTACGGCGCACCGACCGCCATGGAAACCGATATGGCCGACCTGGTCTGCTCGCTGGTGCCGTCCATGGAAATGGTGCGCATGGTCAGCTCGGGCACCGAAGCCACCATGAGCGCCATCCGCCTGGCCCGTGGCTACACCGGCCGTGACGCCATCATCAAGTTCGAAGGCTGCTACCACGGCCACTCCGACAGCCTGCTGGTAAAAGCCGGTTCCGGCCTGCTGACCCAGGGCGTGCCAAGCTCGGCCGGCGTGCCGGCAGACTTCGCCAAGCACACCCTGACCCTGCCGTTCAACGACATCGCCGCGGTCGAGAAAACCCTGGCAGACGTCGGCCAGACCGTGGCCTGCATCATCGTCGAGCCCGTAGCCGGCAACATGAACTGCGTCCCACCGGCGCCGGGCTTCCTTGAAGGCCTGCGCGAGCAGTGCGACAAACACGGCGTGGTGCTGATCTTCGACGAAGTGATGACCGGCTTCCGCGTCTCGCTGGGCGGCGCCCAGGGCCACTACGGCATCAAGCCGGACCTGTCCACCTTCGGCAAGATCGTCGGTGGCGGCATGCCGGTCGGTTGCTTCGGCGGCAAGCGCGAAATCATGGGCTGCATCGCCCCGCTCGGCCCGGTTTACCAGGCCGGCACCCTGTCGGGCAACCCGCTGGCCATGGCCGCTGGCCTGACCACCCTGAAGCTGATCAGCCGCCCGGGCTTCCACGCCGAGCTGACCGACTACACAAGCCGCATGCTCGATGGCCTGCAGCAACGTGCCGATGCCGCTGGCATACCGTTCGTCACCACCCAGGCCGGTGCCATGTTCGGCCTGTACTTCAGCGGCGCCGACGACATCGTCACCTTCGAAGACGTGATGAGCAGCGATGCCGAACGCTTCAAGCGCTTCTTCCACCTGATGCTGGAAGGCGGCGTGTACCTGGCACCGAGCGCGTTCGAGGCCGGCTTCACCTCCATCGCCCACGGCGACAAGGAGCTGCAGATCACCCTGGACGCGGCTGAGAAGGCCTTTGCCGCCCTGAAATAA
- a CDS encoding sensor histidine kinase translates to MRYLLIVLLGLLPVLAGAVDFDDATRHLPLGKAMQVYEDLDGSASIAQVSAPGFAKFFRPHHEDVLNAGYSTSVFWLKVELRPVAPPGAAPRQWLLELAYPPLDHLELYLPDGSGVYRLAQRTGDALPYDSRQIRQNNYLFKLQLPPGKVTTAYLRLHSQGSVQAPLALWSPEAYLEEQPTRLYVLGIIYGVLLVMLVYNLFIYLSVRDVSYLYYILYIASFGFYQVSVNGAGVAYFWPDSPWWANASTPLFIGAAGLFGCQFARHFLQLGNISRGFDRLLQLLMLGGALVMVMAVSMPYGIALRMATLLALLFTVSIFSAGLYAWWRGLRVARWFIIAWTAFLLGGLVNTLMVLGHLPNVFITMYASQLGSALEVALLSLALADRINSLREQQAQTLRETGRTLEQLNLQLARSNRLKDEFLASVTHELRTPMNGVIGSLELMHTLPMEAEMAQYHRTAVGSAQGMMDMVDAILTLSELQAGRLRAQPAPFSLRALLHGLRAGYAGQSLRKGLYLSLDIPADLPDGLLGDGKKLAQCLGCLVDNGLKFTHQGGVMIQVRGRRLGPGDLALTFTVSDSGIGFDDLEQSTLYQRFFQVDGSMTRRYGGLGIGLSICRQMGELLGARLAHESTRGLGSRFELSLNVAISQVQMTPNIQQTRRSL, encoded by the coding sequence ATGCGCTATTTGCTGATTGTGCTTCTGGGCTTGCTGCCCGTGCTGGCCGGAGCGGTCGATTTCGACGACGCTACCCGGCATCTTCCATTGGGCAAGGCCATGCAGGTTTACGAAGACCTCGATGGCAGTGCCAGCATCGCCCAGGTCAGTGCCCCCGGGTTTGCCAAATTCTTCCGCCCCCACCATGAAGACGTGCTGAACGCCGGTTACTCCACCTCGGTGTTCTGGCTCAAGGTCGAGCTGCGCCCCGTTGCCCCGCCCGGCGCTGCCCCGCGGCAGTGGCTGCTGGAGCTGGCCTATCCGCCGCTGGACCACCTCGAGCTGTACTTGCCTGACGGTAGCGGCGTATACCGCCTGGCGCAGCGCACCGGCGATGCCTTGCCCTACGACAGCCGGCAGATACGGCAGAACAACTACCTGTTCAAGTTGCAGTTGCCCCCTGGCAAGGTGACCACCGCCTACCTGCGGCTGCACAGCCAGGGTTCGGTACAAGCGCCGCTGGCGCTGTGGTCCCCTGAAGCCTACCTGGAAGAGCAGCCCACGCGCCTGTATGTGCTGGGGATCATCTACGGCGTGTTACTGGTGATGCTGGTGTACAACCTGTTCATCTACCTCAGCGTGCGCGACGTCAGCTACCTCTACTACATCCTCTATATCGCCTCGTTCGGTTTCTACCAGGTATCGGTGAACGGTGCAGGCGTGGCCTACTTCTGGCCGGACAGCCCCTGGTGGGCGAACGCCTCGACGCCGCTGTTCATCGGTGCGGCGGGCCTGTTCGGCTGCCAGTTCGCCCGGCACTTCCTGCAACTGGGCAACATCAGCCGTGGTTTCGACCGGCTGCTGCAGCTATTGATGCTGGGCGGCGCGCTGGTCATGGTAATGGCGGTGAGCATGCCCTACGGCATTGCCCTGCGCATGGCCACGCTACTGGCGTTGCTGTTCACCGTGAGCATCTTCAGCGCCGGCTTGTACGCCTGGTGGCGTGGCTTGCGCGTGGCGCGCTGGTTCATCATCGCCTGGACGGCGTTCCTGCTTGGCGGGCTGGTCAACACCCTGATGGTGCTGGGCCACCTGCCAAATGTGTTCATCACCATGTATGCCAGCCAGCTCGGTTCGGCGCTGGAGGTAGCATTGCTGTCGCTGGCGCTGGCCGACCGTATCAACAGCCTGCGTGAGCAACAGGCGCAGACCTTGCGCGAGACAGGGCGCACGTTGGAGCAGCTGAACCTGCAACTTGCCAGGAGCAACCGCCTGAAGGACGAGTTTCTGGCCAGCGTGACCCATGAGCTGCGCACCCCGATGAATGGCGTGATCGGCTCGCTGGAGCTGATGCACACCCTGCCGATGGAAGCCGAAATGGCCCAGTACCACCGCACGGCGGTGGGGTCGGCGCAAGGCATGATGGACATGGTCGACGCCATTCTTACCCTGTCCGAGCTGCAGGCAGGCCGCCTGCGCGCGCAGCCGGCGCCGTTCAGCCTGCGCGCACTGCTGCATGGCTTGCGCGCTGGTTACGCAGGGCAGTCCCTGCGCAAAGGCTTGTACCTCAGCCTGGACATACCGGCCGACCTGCCGGACGGGCTGCTGGGTGACGGGAAGAAGCTGGCCCAGTGCCTGGGCTGCCTGGTGGACAACGGTTTGAAGTTCACCCATCAGGGCGGAGTAATGATCCAGGTGCGCGGCCGCCGGTTGGGGCCGGGCGACCTGGCCTTGACCTTTACCGTCAGTGATAGCGGTATCGGCTTCGATGACCTGGAGCAGTCGACCCTGTACCAGCGGTTCTTCCAGGTCGACGGTTCGATGACCCGGCGGTATGGCGGCCTGGGGATTGGTTTGTCGATCTGCCGGCAGATGGGGGAGTTGCTGGGGGCCAGGTTGGCGCATGAATCGACGCGCGGGTTGGGGAGTCGGTTCGAGTTGAGTTTGAACGTGGCGATTTCGCAGGTGCAGATGACTCCGAATATCCAACAGACGAGGCGTTCGCTGTAG
- a CDS encoding tetratricopeptide repeat protein — protein MNRTGRALTLGCLLLLQPLLALAEGGNSLLIPATGRCTLNVQPEDLANALKACEQTATAGDAQAQFELGEYYYTQTPKNLDKALDWFQKASLQGQADAQYRLGAMFFHGEGVKANNVQAYILLKMAAVNGAEDALDMADEVTEQMPRDELEHATQVLGQIFRKYLLELQNAEGRTPFSPLP, from the coding sequence ATGAACCGCACCGGCCGCGCCCTGACCCTGGGCTGCCTGTTGCTTCTTCAGCCCCTGCTGGCCTTGGCGGAGGGCGGTAACTCGTTGCTGATTCCGGCGACGGGCCGCTGCACCTTGAATGTTCAGCCTGAAGACCTGGCAAACGCCCTCAAGGCCTGCGAGCAGACGGCTACCGCGGGGGATGCCCAGGCGCAATTCGAACTGGGCGAGTACTACTACACGCAAACGCCGAAAAACCTCGACAAAGCCCTGGACTGGTTCCAGAAGGCTTCGCTGCAAGGCCAGGCCGACGCCCAGTACCGTCTGGGTGCCATGTTCTTCCATGGCGAAGGGGTCAAGGCCAACAACGTGCAGGCCTACATCCTGCTGAAGATGGCCGCGGTCAACGGCGCCGAAGATGCACTGGACATGGCCGACGAAGTCACCGAGCAAATGCCCCGCGACGAACTGGAGCATGCCACCCAGGTGCTCGGCCAGATCTTCCGCAAATACCTGCTGGAACTGCAGAACGCCGAAGGGCGCACGCCGTTCTCGCCACTCCCCTGA
- the lnt gene encoding apolipoprotein N-acyltransferase — protein MRWITRPGWPGNLLALAAGASTLLALAPFDIWPLAILSIAVLYLGLRELTPRQAMWRGWWFGFGLYGAGTWWIYVSMNTYGGASPLLAILLLLAFFAALAWFFALPTWLWARWLRRNEAPLADALCFAALWLLQEAFRGWFLTGFPWLYAGYSQLDGPLAGLAPLGGVWLVSFTLALTAALLCNLHRLRARPSFLAVACLLLLAPWVLGLALKGHAWTKPAGDPLKVAAIQGNVEQDLKWDPAHIDAQLALYRDLSFSSKPVDLLIWPETAVPVLKDQAQGYIDVMGRFAAERHSALITGVPVREVVHHQRRYYNGITVAGEGDGTYLKQKLVPFGEYVPLQDMLRGMIEFFNLPMSDFARGPEDQPLLQAKGYQIAPYICYEVVYPEFAAGLAARSDLLLTISNDTWFGKSIGPLQHLQMAQMRALEAGRWMIRATNNGVTALIDPFGRITTQVPQFEQAVLYGEVVPMQQLTPYLKWRSWPLAIVCALLLGWALLAGRIAKTV, from the coding sequence ATGCGTTGGATCACCCGCCCCGGCTGGCCCGGTAACCTGCTGGCCCTGGCGGCCGGTGCTTCCACCCTTCTGGCCCTGGCGCCGTTCGACATCTGGCCGCTGGCCATATTGTCCATCGCCGTGCTCTACCTTGGCCTGCGCGAGCTCACCCCGCGCCAGGCCATGTGGCGGGGCTGGTGGTTCGGTTTCGGCCTGTATGGCGCCGGCACCTGGTGGATCTACGTCAGCATGAACACCTACGGCGGCGCCTCGCCGCTGCTGGCGATCCTGCTGCTGTTGGCGTTCTTCGCCGCCCTGGCCTGGTTCTTTGCCCTGCCCACCTGGCTGTGGGCACGCTGGCTGAGGCGCAATGAAGCGCCACTGGCCGACGCCTTGTGCTTCGCCGCCCTCTGGCTGCTGCAAGAGGCCTTCCGCGGCTGGTTCCTGACCGGTTTCCCTTGGCTTTATGCCGGCTACAGCCAGCTGGATGGCCCATTGGCCGGGCTGGCACCACTGGGCGGCGTATGGCTGGTTTCCTTCACCCTGGCGCTCACTGCGGCCCTGCTGTGCAACCTGCACCGCTTGCGCGCCCGCCCCTCGTTTCTTGCCGTGGCCTGCTTGCTGTTGCTGGCCCCGTGGGTACTGGGCCTGGCGCTCAAGGGCCATGCCTGGACCAAACCGGCAGGTGACCCGCTGAAAGTGGCAGCCATTCAAGGCAACGTCGAGCAGGACCTGAAATGGGACCCGGCGCACATCGACGCGCAGCTGGCGCTGTATCGTGACCTGAGCTTCAGCTCCAAACCTGTGGACCTGCTGATCTGGCCAGAAACCGCAGTGCCGGTGCTCAAGGACCAGGCACAGGGCTACATCGACGTGATGGGGCGCTTCGCTGCCGAGAGGCATTCGGCGCTGATCACCGGCGTGCCGGTGCGTGAAGTGGTGCATCATCAGCGCCGCTACTACAACGGCATCACCGTCGCCGGTGAAGGCGATGGCACCTACCTCAAGCAGAAACTGGTGCCGTTTGGTGAATACGTGCCGCTGCAGGACATGCTGCGAGGGATGATCGAGTTCTTCAACCTGCCCATGTCCGACTTCGCCCGCGGGCCGGAAGATCAGCCGCTGCTGCAGGCCAAGGGCTATCAGATTGCGCCGTACATCTGCTACGAAGTGGTCTACCCCGAGTTTGCCGCAGGCCTGGCCGCACGCAGCGACCTGCTGCTGACCATCAGCAACGACACCTGGTTCGGCAAATCGATCGGTCCTTTGCAGCACTTGCAGATGGCACAGATGCGCGCCCTGGAAGCCGGCCGCTGGATGATCCGCGCCACCAACAACGGCGTGACGGCCCTTATCGACCCGTTTGGCCGCATTACCACGCAAGTGCCGCAGTTCGAGCAGGCGGTGCTGTATGGCGAAGTGGTGCCGATGCAGCAATTGACGCCTTATCTGAAATGGCGCTCGTGGCCGCTGGCGATTGTGTGTGCGCTGCTGCTGGGCTGGGCGTTGCTGGCGGGGCGCATAGCCAAAACCGTCTGA